Part of the Deinococcota bacterium genome, CGCGAAGGTGTCGCTGGGCAGGAGCAGGACGGGCAAACGGTTGACGGTGGCGGTGGCCGCGCCGGTCAGCATATTGGTCGAGCCGGGGCCGACCGAGGCGGTGACGGCCATCGCCGCCAGCCGGTCGTTCATCTTGGCGAAACCGATAGCCGCATGGACCGCCGCCTGTTCGTTGCGAGGCACATAGAGAGGGAGGCTCTGACCACATTCCTCGAGCGCCTGCCCAAGACCGGCGACGTTGCCGTGGCCGAAGATGCCCCAGATGCCGGGGATGAGCCGCTGTTCAAGGCCGTCGCGCTCGCTCCACTGCAGGCTCAGGAACCGGACCACGGCCTGAGCGGTCGTCATTCGCACCGTTTTCATGGCGTTCTCGCTTCCTTTCCAAGCTCCCTGGGGCTCCAAAATTCTCCGAGGCTAGGCGGCTGGCCCAAGGCTCGGAGCGCCTGCTGGCGTCTCTCGATAGCCTTACCTTCACCTTATCAGCATTTCAAGCCGGCATTTCAACGCTGAGCAGTGACTGCTAGGGATGCAGGCTGCAAGGGACTCTTGCATCAAGGCCATCTTCTCTGCTAGACTCAGGCTATTACTTAGTAAAGCTGCCTAACGAAGTCTGGCAGCCAAGGAGCGGGCGTGAACGTAACTCAGCGCATCCTCGAGCTCATCCGCCACCAGGGGCCGCTCTCGCGCGCCGAGATCGCGCGGCGGCTCGGCGTCAGCAAGCCGACCGTGTCGGCGGGCGTGCAGCTCCTGTTGGGGGCCGGGCTGGTGCGCGAAGGCGGCTACGCCGAGAGCGAGGGCGGGCGGCGCGCCATCCTCATCGACTTCAACGCCGAGGCGGGCTTCGTCATCGGCATGGACGTAGGCGGCAGCGCCGCGCGCGCGGCGCTGGCCGACTTGCAGGGCCGCGTCCTGGCCTCGCACCAGGAGCCGACGGGCCACGGCGACGCGGCCGCGCTCCTGGCTCAGCTCGGGGGCATCAAGCGCCGGCTCACGGCACAAATCGGCGTTGATGAGAGGCGCGTTCTGGCGGTGGCCGTGGGCACGCCCGGCGTCATCGACCCCGTCTTGGGGATGGTTCGCTACGCCCCGAACCTGCCGGCCCTGGAGGACCCCGCCTTCATCCATCACATCGGCGAGGCACTGGGAGAGCAGGTCAGCCTCGAGAACGACGTCAACATGGCTACCCTGGGCGAGCAGTGGCAGGGCGCCGGGCAGGGCCTGAGCGACTTCGTCTTCGTGAGCATCGGCACGGGTCTGGGGCTGGGCCTGATGATGGACGGCAGGCTCTACCGCGGGACCGCGGGGCGCGCGGGCGAGTTCGGCTACGCTCCCCTGCTGGGTCAGCCGGACAGCAACTTGGAAGAACTCCTCTGCGGCCCGACGCTCGCCCGCAGGCACCGCGAGGCCGGAGGCGGCGGCTCGCCCGAAGAGGCTTTCGACGAGGCGCTGGCAGGACGCCAGCCGGGCAAGGGGGTGATCGAGGGCTTTCTCGAGCACCTGAGCCTTGCCCTCGCGACCTTAGCCAGCCTTCTCGACCCGCAGGCGATCATCCTGGGCGGCGGCGTCGGCAGCCGCTGCGCGCCCTTTTTGGGCGAGCTGCACGCGAAGCTCGCGCGCCTCTCGCCCATCTTGCCGCCCTTGGCCGTCTCGACGCTGCGGGGCGAGGCGGGCATCTACGGAGCGCTCGCCGTGGCCCTGCAAGAGAGCCGACCCCTGA contains:
- a CDS encoding ROK family transcriptional regulator; amino-acid sequence: MNVTQRILELIRHQGPLSRAEIARRLGVSKPTVSAGVQLLLGAGLVREGGYAESEGGRRAILIDFNAEAGFVIGMDVGGSAARAALADLQGRVLASHQEPTGHGDAAALLAQLGGIKRRLTAQIGVDERRVLAVAVGTPGVIDPVLGMVRYAPNLPALEDPAFIHHIGEALGEQVSLENDVNMATLGEQWQGAGQGLSDFVFVSIGTGLGLGLMMDGRLYRGTAGRAGEFGYAPLLGQPDSNLEELLCGPTLARRHREAGGGGSPEEAFDEALAGRQPGKGVIEGFLEHLSLALATLASLLDPQAIILGGGVGSRCAPFLGELHAKLARLSPILPPLAVSTLRGEAGIYGALAVALQESRPLTLLEGGGEKITENS